The Hydra vulgaris chromosome 11, alternate assembly HydraT2T_AEP genome contains a region encoding:
- the LOC136087334 gene encoding uncharacterized protein LOC136087334 isoform X1, which produces MNTGLYYFVKKDMEYVSLSLLVCDLFSFCIFIMANRKFAIVSFLDEDDAVAVVPEKWLINNELCYWPPYTSQQRNDKAVKECELPNKNWAKHPMPVLGTKESYAKARSELNKATVTSDLQSDVDDSRLRKKRIQKYPDDGINNSAEDSDTDSQTSSTKFYEDSSKQKKILNKNILFSKTNSHMPPPQVPKFPVISQNSLPLPFVNQKVVTEPV; this is translated from the exons ATGAACACaggtttatattattttgtgaaaaaagacATGGAATATGTTTCTTTAAGTCTATTAGTTTGTGATTTGTTTagcttttgcatttttataatggCTAATAGAAAATTTGCAATAGTTTCGTTTTTGGATGAGGATGATGCAGTGGCAGTGGTCCCAGAAAAGTGGCTAATAAATAATGAACTATGCTATTGGCCACCATATACAAGTCAGCAGAGAAATGACAAAGCCGTAAAAGAATGTGAGTTGCCTAACAAAAACTGGGCAAAGCATCCCATGCCGGTTTTAGGCACAAAAG AATCGTATGCAAAAGCAAGATCTGAACTTAATAAAGCAACAGTTACATCAGATCTTCAAAGTGACGTTGATGATTCAAGACTAAGAAAAAAACG TATTCAGAAATATCCTGATGATGGCATTAATAATAGTGCAGAGGATTCGGACACAGATTCTCAAACATCAAgtacaaaattttatgaagatagttcaaagcaaaagaaaattttgaacaaaaatatcctgttttcaaaaacaaattctcACATGCCACCCCCTCAAGTACCAAAATTTCCTGTGATCAGTCAGAACTCTTTACCACTTCCTTTTGTAAATCAAAAAGTTGTAACAGAACCAGTATAG
- the LOC136087334 gene encoding uncharacterized protein LOC136087334 isoform X2: MPVLGTKESYAKARSELNKATVTSDLQSDVDDSRLRKKRIQKYPDDGINNSAEDSDTDSQTSSTKFYEDSSKQKKILNKNILFSKTNSHMPPPQVPKFPVISQNSLPLPFVNQKVVTEPV; this comes from the exons ATGCCGGTTTTAGGCACAAAAG AATCGTATGCAAAAGCAAGATCTGAACTTAATAAAGCAACAGTTACATCAGATCTTCAAAGTGACGTTGATGATTCAAGACTAAGAAAAAAACG TATTCAGAAATATCCTGATGATGGCATTAATAATAGTGCAGAGGATTCGGACACAGATTCTCAAACATCAAgtacaaaattttatgaagatagttcaaagcaaaagaaaattttgaacaaaaatatcctgttttcaaaaacaaattctcACATGCCACCCCCTCAAGTACCAAAATTTCCTGTGATCAGTCAGAACTCTTTACCACTTCCTTTTGTAAATCAAAAAGTTGTAACAGAACCAGTATAG
- the LOC136086782 gene encoding uncharacterized protein LOC136086782 gives MTTFWYKTLQSINYVSLALQSENISLDDEMKLIKTLIEDLNRLRSSWTSILNKARLVASGLASFGFQLEFVKKRTKKRKTIHEEVRNTAHFHEDEAKEFEVSVFNTALDTLIQQVSDRFQAAEKTTNMFSFLWSLKSLVMSNEEESEESVEAPIQLEEKCKVLAQIYATDVEEEKLIEEVRHLDALKQSNLFGPKESLTSMTLLNGIYQKGLQPLFESACILLRIFNTIPVSVAEGERSFSKLALVKTTLRSTMSQERLTNLLVISIEYDLAKKLCYGEVISKFAMSKARKINFL, from the coding sequence ATGACAACCTTTTGGTATAAAACTCTTCAATCAATCAACTACGTGAGCCTTGCACTCCAATCAGAAAATATCTCCTTGGACGACGAGATGAAACTCATTAAGACTCTTATTGAAGATCTAAATCGACTGAGATCATCTTGGACCAGCATCCTTAATAAGGCACGTTTGGTAGCATCTGGTCTTGCTTCTTTTGGTTTTCAATTAGAATTTGTGAAGAAGAGGACGAAAAAAAGGAAGACCATTCACGAAGAGGTGAGGAACACCGCTCATTTCCATGAAGACGAAGCAAAAGAGTTTGAGGTGAGCGTATTCAATACCGCTCTTGATACTCTTATTCAGCAGGTCAGCGATAGATTCCAAGCTGCTGAGAAGACGACGAATATGTTTTCGTTCTTGTGGTCATTGAAATCTCTTGTTATGTCAAATGAAGAAGAATCAGAAGAAAGTGTTGAAGCACCTATCCAATTGGAGGAGAAATGCAAGGTCTTGGCACAAATCTACGCGACCGATGTTGAGGAAGAGAAACTTATTGAAGAGGTCCGCCACCTCGATGCTCTGAAGCAATCCAATCTTTTTGGTCCAAAAGAATCTCTCACTTCCATGACGTTATTGAATGGAATATACCAGAAAGGTCTTCAGCCGCTCTTCGAATCAGCCTGCATTTTGCTGCGCATCTTCAACACCATCCCTGTTTCTGTTGCGGAAGGCGAGAGATCTTTTAGTAAGCTTGCTCTAGTTAAGACAACTTTAAGGTCTACAATGAGCCAAGAACGACTCACAAATCTTCTGGTTATTTCCATTGAGTATGATCTTGCCAAAAAGTTGTGCTACGGTGAAGTGATTTCCAAATTCGCCATGAGTAAAGCTCGAAAGATCAACTTCCTCTGA